One part of the Osmerus mordax isolate fOsmMor3 chromosome 18, fOsmMor3.pri, whole genome shotgun sequence genome encodes these proteins:
- the LOC136961900 gene encoding ictacalcin-like — protein MSGVQQAMALLISSFHKYSGKEGDKYTLSKAELKDLLQAELGEVLGKSSDKEAVDRIFSDLDSNKDNTVDFKEYVTLVSCLTVMCNDFFTKKN, from the exons aTGTCTGGGGTCCAGCAAGCCAtggccctcctcatctcctccttccaCAAGTACTCTGGTAAGGAGGGGGACAAGTACACCCTCAGCAAGGCTGAACTGAAGGACCTGCTCCAGGCAGAGCTGGGGGAGGTGCTGGGG AAGTCTAGTGACAAGGAAGCCGTGGATAGAATCTTCAGCGACCTAGACTCCAACAAAGACAACACTGTTGACTTCAAGGAGTACGTCACCCTGGTCTCATGCCTCACAGTGATGTGCAATGACTTCTTCACCAAAAAGAACTAG
- the s100a10a gene encoding protein S100-A10a, whose amino-acid sequence MPSELERSMESLITVFHRYASKEGSGNSLSRRELKDLMENELSGFLKSQKDPAAIDKIMKDLDANRDGEVNFEEFVSLVVGLSIACEQCYQMHLKKMGKK is encoded by the exons ATGCCTTCTGAACTGGAACGCTCCATGGAGTCCCTGATCACGGTGTTCCACCGTTACGCCTCCAAAGAGGGGTCCGGTAACTCGCTCAGCCGCCGTGAGCTCAAGGACCTGATGGAGAACGAGCTCTCTGGGTTCCTCAAG TCTCAGAAGGACCCCGCTGCGATCGACAAGATCATGAAAGATCTGGATGccaacagagatggagaggtgaacTTTGAGGAGTTTGTGTCCCTGGTGGTGGGCCTGTCCATCGCCTGTGAGCAGTGCTACCAGATGCACCTGAAGAAGATGGGgaagaagtga
- the rps27.1 gene encoding 40S ribosomal protein S27.1, whose product MPLAKDLLHPSPEEEKRSHKKKRLVQCPNSYFMDVKCPGCYKITTVFSHAQTVVLCVGCSTVLCQPTGGKARLTEGCSFRRKQH is encoded by the exons ATGCCA CTCGCAAAAGACTTGTTGCACCCATCccctgaggaggagaagaggagtcaCAAGAAGAAGCGACTCGTCCAGTGTCCAAACTCTTACTTCATGGATGTTAAGTGTCCAG GATGCTACAAGATTACAACTGTGTTCAGCCACGCCCAGactgttgtgctgtgtgttggcTGTTCCACTGTCCTGTGTCAGCCCACTGGGGGCAAAGCACGTCTCACAGAGG GGTGCTCATTCAGGAGGAAGCAGCACTAA
- the LOC136962503 gene encoding small conductance calcium-activated potassium channel protein 3-like produces the protein MTIYPGTVLMIFSVSLWIVAAWGLHVCERHHNYRDLSSNYMEALWMVSVTFLSIGYGDVVPHTYCGRSICLLTGIMGAGCTVLVVAVVARKLELTRAEKHVHNFMMDSHITKRIKIAAANVLRETWMIYKHTKLSRERHHSRVRMHQRKLLLAIHQLRDVKMEKRKLMDQANTLVDLGKMQNMMYDMLSEVQGCRGDLETHVKNLEAHVTELREGFRTLMPLLSSTLSTQNSSIRHLLREREVQVETASMGGQDR, from the exons ATGACTATCTATCCTGGCACGGTGCTGATGATCTTCAGCGTGTCGCTGTGGATTGTGGCTGCCTGGGGTCTCCACGTCTGTGAGAG GCACCATAACTATCGGGACCTGAGCAGTAACTACATGGAAGCCTTGTGGATGGTGTCCGTCACCTTCCTGTCCATTGGCTACGGGGATGTGGTGCCGCACACCTACTGCGGACGCAGCATCTGTCTGCTCACTGGAATCATG GGGGCTGGATGCACGGTTTTGGTGGTGGCGGTGGTTGCCAGGAAACTGGAGCTGACAAGAGCAGAGAAACATGTCCACAACTTCATGATGGATTCCCACATCACCAAGAGG ATAAAAATTGCAGCAGCAAATGTGCTGAGGGAAACATGGATGATCTATAAACACACCAAGCTGTCGAGGGAGAGACACCACTCCAGGGTGCGCATGCACCAGAGAAAACTCCTATTGGCTATCCACCA GCTGCGGGATGTTaagatggagaagaggaaacTGATGGACCAGGCCAACACTCTGGTGGACCTTGGCAAG ATGCAGAATATGATGTATGATATGCTGTCAGAGGTGCAAGGTTGCAGAGGAGACCTGGAAACACATGTGAAGAACCTGGAGGCACATGTAACAGAGCTGAGGGAGGGTTTTAGGACCCTGATGCCCCTTCTCTCCAGCACTCTCTCCACACAGAACTCCTCAATCCGACATCtgctcagagagagggaggttcagGTGGAGACAGCCAGTATGGGTGGACAGGATAGGTAA
- the lrrc71 gene encoding leucine-rich repeat-containing protein 71, whose amino-acid sequence MGKRVEKAKEKTEKGNAGVEEQLSKTAGWKVDELKARVLKKTLPSLSHLQNLHLWRAGLTEQSLISIRNTISLCSNLRNVVLEGNPIPEQSYHLLLSEDSVLTHLSLRNNRIGEEGARLIGSALSTSNSANKTLFHLNLAFNSIGDAGAVHIAQGLRLNRSLLCLSLANNQIGDSGAARLAEVLGPFALSHEEIVERRKLLLTRDQSPSQAVSADSKCDRPLSIPSSSSLERNVSKGTKSASRKKDTPKKDEKPAANQAGAAAGKKEELKLSKKVSDTKVPKGKGGKAGGKEKRPFVSDQEDKSNGTQNKSAELVEIVSPLLEAGVQHAGGQVILPGNTALTSLNLAGNRLTEKSLLLFLPSLVAQGEAGGLLRLCLNRNRFPQDCEAFHKIQEIMSHRDPLNKTAIGQPEEDQGQAA is encoded by the exons ATGGGAAAGCGCGTTGAAAAGGCAAAAGAGAAAACGGAGAAGGGCAATGCAGGAGTTGAGGAACAACTCTCGAAAACAGCAG GGTGGAAGGTGGATGAGCTTAAGGCGCGAGTGCTGAAGAAGACTCTTCCGTCGCTAAGCCATCTACAAAACCTACA TCTGTGGAGGGCTGGTCTGACGGAGCAAAGTCTGATCTCCATTAGGAATACCATCTCACTGTGCTCCAACCTCAG GAATGTCGTTTTGGAGGGAAACCCTATTCCGGAGCAGAGTTACCACCTTCTTCTATCTGAAGATAGTGT CCTTACTCACCTATCACTTCGAAACAACCGGATCGGAGAAGAGGGGGCTCGTCTTATTGGCTCAGCCCTGTCAACAAGTAACTCGGCCAATAAGACTCTTTTTCACCTGAACCTGGCCTTCAATTCCATTGGGGATGCAGGAGCTGTTCATATAGCACAG GGTTTGCGTCTGAATCGttccttgctctgtctctctctggccaaCAACCAAATAGGAGACTCTGGGGCTGCCCGTCTGGCAGAG GTACTTGGTCCATTTGCCCTGAGCCACGAGGAGATAGTGGAAAGGAGGAAGCTGCTGCTGACTAGGGACCAGTCG CCTTCTCAAGCAGTCAGCGCTGACTCAAAGTGTGAccgtcctctctccatccccagcAGCTCCTCTCTGGAGCGCAACGTCAGCAAGGGGACCAAGAGCGCTTCCAGAAAGAAG GACACGCCCAAAAAGGATGAGAAGCCAGCTGCTAATCAGGCAGGGGCTGCAgcgggaaagaaagaggagctAAAACTCAGCAAGAAAG TGTCCGACACCAAGGTGCCCAAAGGTAAAGGGGGCAAGGCAGGGGGCAAAGAAAAACGTCCTTTTGTATCAGACCAAGAG GATAAAAGCAATGGTACACAGAATAAG tcagCTGAGTTGGTTGAGATAGTGAGCCCCCTGCTGGAAGCAGGAGTGCAGCACGCCGGAGGCCAGGTCATTCTGCCTGGGAACACAGCTCTCACCTCCCTCAACCTGGCAG GCAACAGGCTGACAGAGaaatctctcctcctgttcctgccCTCACTCGTGGCACAGGGTGAAGCAGGAGGCTTGCTACGTCTTTGTCTTAAT AGGAACCGCTTCCCTCAAGACTGTGAAGCCTTTCACAAGATACAAGAGATAATGTCACACAGAGACCCACTTAACAAAACTGCCATCGGTCAGCCTGAGGAGGACCAGGGGCAGGCTGCATAG